DNA sequence from the Thermodesulfobacteriota bacterium genome:
GCGCCGCGGGAGGGGCCCACCACGCCCTCCTGCTCCATGCGCTCCACCATCCGGGCGGCCCGGTTGTAGCCGATCTTGAGGCGGCGCTGGATCATGGAGATGGAGGCCTGCCGGGTTTCCGCCACGATGCGCACCGCCTGGTCGTAGAACTCGTCGAACTCGGGGTCGTCCGCGAAGTCGCCCGTCTCGGGCTCCTCCAGGATGGCCTCGTTGTACTCGGGCTCCCCCTGCTCCCGCAGGTACTTCACGAGGCGGGCGATCTCCTCCTCGGAGACGAACGAGCCGTGGAGCCGCTCGAGCCTTCCGGTGCCCGGGGGGAGAAACAGCATGTCTCCTCCCCCCAGGAGGGCCTCGGCACCCATGGAGTCGAGGATGGTGCGCGAGTCGACCCGGGAGGCCACCTGGAAGGCGATGCGGGCCGAGAAGTTGGCCTTGATCATCCCGGTGATCACGTCCACCGAGGGCCGCTGGGTGGCGACGATGAGGTGGATGCCCGACGCACGTGCCATCTGGGCCAGGCGGGCGATGGACTCCTCCACGTCCTTGGAGGCCACCATCATCAGGTCGGCCAGCTCGTCGATCACCACCACGACGAAGGGCAGCAGTTCCAAGTTTTCGTCCGCGGAGGGCTCGGCGCGCCCCAGGTCCTTGATGCGCTTTTCGATCTTCTTGTTGTAGGTGGCGAGGTTTCTCACCCCCTCCTCGGCCATGAGCCGGTAGCGGCGCTCCATCTCCTGCACGGCCCACCGCAGGGTCACCGCCGCCTTCTTCGCCTCGGTGACCACCGGCAGGAGCAGGTGGGGGATGTCGTTGTACACCGAGAGCTCGAGCATCTTGGGGTCCACGATGAGCAGCCGCACGTCCTTGGGGGTCGCCCGATAGAGCAGGCTCGCGAGCATGGAGTGGACCGCCACGCTCTTGCCCGAACCCGTGGCCCCGGCGATCAGCAGATGGGGCATGCGGGCCAGGTCGGTCACGTAGGGGTTGCCCGCGCTGTCTTTCCCCAGCGCCAGGGTCAGGGGCGACTTGGACTCCTTGTAGACGGGAGAGCTGAGGATATCGCGCAGCACCACGATCTCGCGCCGGGTGTTGGGGATCTCGATTCCCACCGCGTCCTTGCCGGGGATGGGGGCGATGATGCGCACCGAGAGGGCCCGCAGGGCCAGGGCCAGGTCGTCGGAGAGGTTGACGATCCGGTTGATCTTGATCCCGGGGGCGGGCTTGAACTCGAAGAGCGTGATGACCGGACCCGGCCGAACGGTCTCCACCGTCCCCTGCACCTGGAAGTCCTGGAGCTTCTTGACCAGGACCTTGGAGTCGTTGAGCAGGCTCTCCTCGTTGGGGCCCGCGCCCGCAGGGGGGGGCGGGTCCAGGAGCTCCAGGGGGGGCAGGCGGAAGCCGTCCACCTCGTGGGCGAAGGGAAAGGCCTCCTGTATCGGCACCTTCGGGCGCTCCAGGATCTCGAGCTTCTTCTCCGACAGGATCGCGGGCTTTTCCAGGGCGGGCCGCGCCGCCGCCTGGGCCCCGGAGGTGCGCCGGGCCCGGCGCTTGGCGCGCTGCTCCGTACGCCGAATCCACCACTCCCGCACGCCCTGCACCGCGCCCAGCATCGCCAGCCGCAGGCGCTCCCAGAAGGAGTAGAGGGAGAAGTTCACGGTGAACATGGCCGAGGCGAGGAACCCGGCGGCCAGAAGGAGCCCCGCGCCGGGCCGGTTGAAGTACCGGGAGAGCCCTCGGGCCAGCAGGTGGCCGGCACCCCCGCCCGCCGAGAGGTGGAGCTCGTCGAAGGCCACCGTGCCCCCGAAGAGGCTCAGGAGCCCCGCCGCCGTGAGCACGAGCGACGTGTACCCCAGGGCAACCCAACCCGGGTAGGACACGGGGCGCAGAATCACGAACCGCACCGCGTACACGCCAAGGG
Encoded proteins:
- a CDS encoding DNA translocase FtsK 4TM domain-containing protein, which produces MARKSEASAKRPREGIPGWTARLGPRVRAELVGLTLAIACAFLLLALLSYSTGDPSFNTSGGPGAPRNLGGVAGSYAADLLYQALGHAAYLVPLALGVYAVRFVILRPVSYPGWVALGYTSLVLTAAGLLSLFGGTVAFDELHLSAGGGAGHLLARGLSRYFNRPGAGLLLAAGFLASAMFTVNFSLYSFWERLRLAMLGAVQGVREWWIRRTEQRAKRRARRTSGAQAAARPALEKPAILSEKKLEILERPKVPIQEAFPFAHEVDGFRLPPLELLDPPPPAGAGPNEESLLNDSKVLVKKLQDFQVQGTVETVRPGPVITLFEFKPAPGIKINRIVNLSDDLALALRALSVRIIAPIPGKDAVGIEIPNTRREIVVLRDILSSPVYKESKSPLTLALGKDSAGNPYVTDLARMPHLLIAGATGSGKSVAVHSMLASLLYRATPKDVRLLIVDPKMLELSVYNDIPHLLLPVVTEAKKAAVTLRWAVQEMERRYRLMAEEGVRNLATYNKKIEKRIKDLGRAEPSADENLELLPFVVVVIDELADLMMVASKDVEESIARLAQMARASGIHLIVATQRPSVDVITGMIKANFSARIAFQVASRVDSRTILDSMGAEALLGGGDMLFLPPGTGRLERLHGSFVSEEEIARLVKYLREQGEPEYNEAILEEPETGDFADDPEFDEFYDQAVRIVAETRQASISMIQRRLKIGYNRAARMVERMEQEGVVGPSRGAKPREVLVGKM